The sequence GGAACAGGGCGACCTTCAGCGCGCCGTTGTTCCCGGCGTCGGCGAAGACGTCGTAGGCGTCCGGCATCTCGTCCAGGCCGAAGCGGTTGGTGACCAGGTCCGCGGTGCCGAGCCGGCCGGCGGCGAGCATGTCCAGGAGCAGCGGGGTGGTGTTGGTGTCGACCAGGCCGGTGGTGATGGTCAGGTTCTTGATCCACAGCTCTTCGAGGTGCAGCGTGGCGGGCTTGCCGTGGACGCCGACGTTGGCGACCCGGCCGCCGGGGCGCACCACGCGGGTGCACAGTTCGAAGGTCTCCGGCACGCCGACGGCCTCGATGGCCACGTCGGCGCCGAGCCCGTCGGGGCTGAGCGCGCGGATCGCGGCAGCGTCGGCGCGTGCGGCGTTCAGGACCTCGTCGGCGCCGAGGCGCTTGGCGGCGTCGAGCCGGCTGTCGGCCAGGTCCACGGCGATGATCCGGCCGGGGCTGTAGAGGCGGGCGGTGATGATGGCGGCCAGGCCGATCGGGCCGGCGCCGACGATCACCACGGTGTCCCCCGGGCTCACCCGGCCGTTGCGGACGCCGACCTCGAAGGAGGTGGGCAGGATGTCCGCCAGCAGCAGGGCGGCCTCGTCCGTGACGCTGTCGGGCAGCCTGTGCAGGGAGTTGTCGGCGAAGGGGGTGCGGACGTACTCGGCCTGGGTGCCGTCGATCAGGTGGCCGAGGATCCAGCCCCCGCCGCCGGTGCACTGGCCGTAAGCGCCCTGCCGGCAGTAGCCGCAGCGGCCGCAGGCGGAGATGCAGGAGACCAGGACGCGGTCGCCGACCGCGATGGTGCGCACGCCCGGTCCGGTCTCGACGACGGTGCCGACGGCCTCGTGGCCGAGGATGCGCCCGTCGGTGACCTCGGGGACATCGCCCTTGAGGATGTGCAGATCGGTGCCGCAGATGGTGACGGCGTCCACCCGGACGACCGCGTCCTCGGGGTCGACCACGACGGGGTCGGGGACCTCGCCCCAGGTGCGGCGGCCCGGTCCGTGGTACGTCAGTGCCTTCATCGCGCGCTCCCGTGTCTCGGTGTCCCCTTCAGCCTCCGCCCGGAGACGGGGAGTCGCATGGGCCGAGTGGCCCCGGTGCCGGGCCGAACGGTCCTCGCACGCCACGGTCCTCGCACGCCGCCCGAGCAGGTTGTGCCTAGGCTGGTCGAAGGCGCTCGGCAACGGTGGAGGAGCCGGTGGACGACGGATCGGAAGAGGGGTCGGCCGGCCTGCCGCGCCTTCGGCTCGACGAGCTGCTGGACGAGCTGCAGGCCCGCCTCGACACCGCCCGCGGCACCCGGGACCGGGTGCACGGCCTGCTGGAGGCGGTCCTCTCGGTGGGCCGGGACCTGGAACTCTCGCAGGCCCTGCGGCACATCGTCGAGGCGGCGGTGAGCCTGGTGGACGCGGAGTACGGCGCGCTCGGGGTGATCGGCGAGGACCAGCGGCTCGCACAGTTCATCCCGGTCGGGGTGACCGACGAGCAGGTCGGGAGGATCGGCCGGCTGCCGACCGGGCACGGCCTGCTGGGCGAACTGATCCGCCACCCGCAGCCACTGCGGCTGCCCGAGATCTCCCGCCACCCGTCCTCGTACGGCTTCCCAGCCAACCATCCACCGATGCACAGCTTCCTGGGTGTACCGATCCGGGTGCGGGAGAAGGTGTTCGGCAATCTCTACCTGACCGAGAAGCGCGGCGGGCGCGAGTTCGACCCCGAGGACGAGGCGGTCCTGTCCACCCTCGCGGTGGCGGCGGGCGTGGCGATCGACAACGCGCGGCTGTACGCGCAGGCACAACTGCGCGAGCGCTGGCTGGCGGCCGGTGCGGAGGTGACCAGCGGCCTGCTGTCCGGGCACGGCGAGTCCGAGGTGCTGGACCTGCTGGTGGCCCGGGCCGGCGAGATCGCCGGCGCGGATCTCACCGTGATCGCGCTGCCGGTGACCGGCGCCCACGAGCTGGAGGTACGGATCGCGGTCGGGCTGGACGCCGAGAAGCACGCCGGGCTCGTGCTGCCGCTGTCCGGCTCGTTCATGGGCGCCGCGGCCCTGACCGGCG is a genomic window of Kitasatospora azatica KCTC 9699 containing:
- a CDS encoding zinc-dependent alcohol dehydrogenase family protein; this encodes MKALTYHGPGRRTWGEVPDPVVVDPEDAVVRVDAVTICGTDLHILKGDVPEVTDGRILGHEAVGTVVETGPGVRTIAVGDRVLVSCISACGRCGYCRQGAYGQCTGGGGWILGHLIDGTQAEYVRTPFADNSLHRLPDSVTDEAALLLADILPTSFEVGVRNGRVSPGDTVVIVGAGPIGLAAIITARLYSPGRIIAVDLADSRLDAAKRLGADEVLNAARADAAAIRALSPDGLGADVAIEAVGVPETFELCTRVVRPGGRVANVGVHGKPATLHLEELWIKNLTITTGLVDTNTTPLLLDMLAAGRLGTADLVTNRFGLDEMPDAYDVFADAGNNGALKVALFRT
- a CDS encoding sensor histidine kinase encodes the protein MDDGSEEGSAGLPRLRLDELLDELQARLDTARGTRDRVHGLLEAVLSVGRDLELSQALRHIVEAAVSLVDAEYGALGVIGEDQRLAQFIPVGVTDEQVGRIGRLPTGHGLLGELIRHPQPLRLPEISRHPSSYGFPANHPPMHSFLGVPIRVREKVFGNLYLTEKRGGREFDPEDEAVLSTLAVAAGVAIDNARLYAQAQLRERWLAAGAEVTSGLLSGHGESEVLDLLVARAGEIAGADLTVIALPVTGAHELEVRIAVGLDAEKHAGLVLPLSGSFMGAAALTGGLVVSSDVRKDPRITAGPPRWAGLGPAVAVPVGTPEGGVRGVLMLARAAGKALFDEDESAPLAGFAGQAAVAMELAERRRDSEQVALLSERDRIARDLHDLAIQRLFATGMTLQSATRFIDHPQARERVLRAVDDLDETARTIRATIFGLRVRESGPQATGLRAHAVQAVERGAAALGFAPALRMTGLLDVTVPAPLAEDAVAVLEEALSNAARHARATAVEVELAAGSELVVTVTDDGVGLPADGRRSGLANLAERAAAHGGSFRAQAREQGGTELVWRVPLSDS